A single region of the Xiphophorus maculatus strain JP 163 A chromosome 3, X_maculatus-5.0-male, whole genome shotgun sequence genome encodes:
- the mdc1 gene encoding mediator of DNA damage checkpoint protein 1, with translation MDATQAISDSILESEEEDQEKIQNESRKPLAKLCILNNKHIPEKELPLFLGHNFLGRDPNFCTIQLLAPSVSKQHAAISISVHRRRGRVHEVDMEALVWDQKSTNGTRKGRLKLTPNVRYALNEGDSLVLGDIPCRYVSSGMDSPSSLGDMETPRQSEANARLSDWDDVDTGSKKCVSRGTKAKRIPVTGSCLSFEKTPVQPQGSLVPESDSESESEREGRGNRKQKDVVSASDSHNSAFLSPQSKVVPESEDESPITPSSSNRNGSSRRISFSLEKTDIDLEKNKSPVFAENGVEEGEGAAEGGMYSEERGDNVKREADKSPTESSESLRSTLQVSRDAVPEFNLDSDTDVEGEEEEEVPAGKSDQCPNTVLSHMDSDTDVNEDVSDKAPRTSPSTDEATKCSVATGIQFEGITVDSDTDVDGDDDANVTSKAVLPQGVHSADSAPSVQSVDFNLDSDTDVDEEEEVGKWGNPKTLSEKSDKPLSPHNLHPNSHTCDKEVTAAGLDILSESDTDLEEDSLLSVPAAAADLPVSSAAAAGAPEPESDADTDVDELVAPQPADEGKPADLRMESDTDVEDEETSPGEEEQGQIPHLLRENTAEFPVLLWQNSSTPVHVSGEVEQMETQAFTSPISHPRRYAVPSSLRPALMTSCSDSQEDEDYTVAETQSFILQTRSCHKGLNPNRASILKSSAVKQEDRSKRDDSFQLGLSDSSHLQGEVRENTQAYAAVDGGVNMEDTQDYEESAENDSSLEATQPYEVEPPRSSEMSKKETCVDLTMEATQAYIPEPYDEGSDEDEGLNSARTGVASSALAMAETQPMFSSAEDNEPDCSLEPVKNETERHVTDSESVAETQPVFTSDNEESGDEELSAESMKSAEEPKHPLTSSALCLAETQPVCLSDNEESGDDEELSAGSLRPSKVETHPNTDAVLSLAETQPLHVSADETEPMDSCGDHENNSEILLPRKRKAKQLHIDEEESQQRTDSGETQPLTPGEDNDDSESMPSLRKRKAKPLQLEDETKSLVGSQVSAVECQRSVTCEEEQSSQDFISTQKRKVKPLHIVDEQTQPLINCEDEDVLPERESKALPLSSAGVPSAEVQTKGRDGKRDGDESVTYPWKRKEKRLHLEEEETQPVSASESQRKTDETKVSPSTKEKGEQTKTKDDNNQQEVKVVNQQTRKRRTTRKQKEQDEDKNKRAENENQIKEQKGGKLRGEPEIHKREELMNEGTSKPHLEDDMQPVAASESQRRIDGTKVSPSTEETGEQKKNKNESDQQEVKVVNQQTRGRTTRKQEQDEDKNKSQIKEQRDRKLGGDEKETDRHEKKELMNEGASKSQLEEETHPVTVSEISPPNTVKKTNVFDVSSISSSIETRLGEEEEKAQCSSHQNRQMKSENKPLPSTRGQRGKTKSKDDNNQEEVEAANQRTRGRRSTKKQDDDEIQRSDENKSQIKEEGDKEEREHVETERRKEREGKSKGKPRLKEMKSGSEVEEEKGTSVETTKTDQEHLASLEKEKQPKESQEDKNKEENPKGSARVRRAARRTTTAVCEALSEDVPARRTRSRSNSLSSERSVSSINSNTLENKGRGRGVKKSNEASQRDAVRSSRRRTTTATAVELEAEAQAVSASSKVSRGRPQGRGRKSLSQPDVVIKENEQKATEVLQQDEKRKADPKLAGTSRGQWRATANCSEALVLNDEGLQSNQEKTSADLTSPLPKRNMRDRGAKAVKTEPVEETEAPTATDGDETRNKRKAKTSEEKPEVDRVQKSTEPGGKEEQQEEIPVGIQGRRTSRASSTQVKKNEESLFTQEVKDGKKAAAGAAGKKARGRTTVVQKNKNQELQETQTSGSSMELAGNEIESEISVMTPSRKRRVSSNSSPVAKTPRSSSASPATVSRVRSRSQTYKVLFTGVVDKDGEQVLARLGGAMARGISDMNCLVTDKVRRTVKFLCAVAKGVPVVTTQWLEKSGKAGSFLSPLDFIVKDLEQEKKFSFSLQESLRTASSRPLLQGYEIHVTKSVQPEPVHMKDIITCSGATFLKKMPAAHKPRTVVISCEEDLRLCGPAVSASLPVVTAEFILTGILQQRVDLQTHALSPCATNPHPAEGRGRGRKKT, from the exons ATGGATGCAACTCAGGCGATCAGTGACTCGATCTTAGAGTCAGAGGAGGAGGACCAAGAGAAGATCCAAAATGAAAGCAGGAAGCCATTGGCCAAACTGTGCAtcttaaataataaacacatcCCTGAAAAAG AGTTGCCCCTCTTCCTGGGACATAATTTCCTGGGTCGTGACCCAAATTTTTGCACAATACAGTTGTTGGCACCATCTGTGTCCAAGCAGCATGCTGCCATCAGCATCTCTGTTCACCGGAGAAGAGGCCGTGTCCATGAAGTGGACATGGAGGCCCTGGTTTGGGACCAAAAGAGTACGAATGGGACACGCAAGGGACGCCTAAAGCTGACCCCTAACGTGCGCTATGCCCTCAATGAGGGTGACAGCTTGGTTTTGGGGGACATCCCATGTCGGTATGTGAGCTCCGGGATGGACTCTCCTTCTTCCCTTGGTGACATGGAGACACCAAGACAATCGGAAGCAAACGCCAGATTGTCAGATTGGGACGACGTTGACACAGGAAGCAAGAAATGTGTCAGTAGAGGCACAAAAGCTAAGAGGATTCCTGTCACAGGCAGTTGCCTCTCATTTGAGAAAACTCCAGTCCAGCCACAAGGGAGCTTGGTGCCAGAATCTGATTCTGAGTCAGAGAGCGAAAGAGAagggagaggaaacagaaaacagaaggatGTTG TGTCTGCTTCAGACTCCCACAATTCTGCATTCTTAAGCCCTCAAAGCAAAGTCGTTCCTGAAAG TGAAGATGAAAGCCCCATCACACCATCCTCCTCCAACAGAAACGGGTCAAGCAGACGCATCAGTTTCAGCTTGGAGAAGACAGATATTGACCTGGAGAAAAACAAGTCACCTGTGTTTGCGGAAAATGGTGTGGAGGAAGGAGAAGGAGCAGCCGAAGGAGGGATGTATTCGGAAGAAAGGGGAGATAATGTGAAAAGGGAAGCCGATAAAAGTCCTACAGAAAGCAGTGAATCACTCAGGTCGACGCTACAGGTCTCCAGAGACGCCGTCCCTGAATTTAACCTGGACAGTGACACAGATGTggagggagaagaggaagaggaggtgccTGCTGGGAAAAGTGATCAATGCCCAAACACAGTCCTGTCACACATGGACAGTGACACTGATGTTAATGAAGATGTCTCAGATAAAGCTCCAAGAACGTCGCCTTCAACTGATGAAGCAACGAAATGTTCTGTTGCTACTGGTATTCAGTTTGAGGGCATCACAGTGGACAGTGACACTGATGtggatggtgatgatgatgctAACGTCACATCCAAAGCTGTGTTACCTCAGGGTGTGCACAGCGCTGACTCCGCCCCTTCAGTACAGTCTGTAGATTTCAACTTGGACAGCGACACAGATgtagatgaggaagaggaggttgGGAAATGGGGAAATCCCAAAACACTCAGTGAAAAATCTGATAAACCTCTGTCTCCTCACAATCTGCATCCAAACAGTCACACCTGTGATAAGGAGGTGACTGCAGCTGGTTTGGATATTTTGTCCGAAAGTGATACAGACCTGGAAGAAGACTCACTCCTCTCTgtccctgctgctgcagcagaccTGCCTGTGtcatctgctgcagcagcaggagctccCGAACCAGAATCTGATGCAGACACAGATGTTGATGAACTTGTTGCTCCCCAACCCGCAGATGAGGGCAAACCAGCTGACCTTAGGATGGAAAGTGATACAGATGTGGAGGATGAGGAGACAAGTcctggagaggaagagcaggGGCAGATCCCCCACCTGCTGAGAGAAAATACTGCAGAGTTTCCGGTTCTTCTTTGGCAGAACAGTTCTACTCCTGTTCATGTTTCAG GAGAAGTTGAACAGATGGAAACTCAGGCCTTCACAAGCCCCATTTCACATCCACGTAGAT ATGCTGTACCTTCCTCCTTAAGACCAGCACTAATGACTTCTTGCTCAGACAGTCAGGAAGATGAAGATTATACTGTGGCTGAGACCCAATCTTTCATTCTTCAGACAAGAAGTTGCCACAAAGGCTTGAATCCAAACCGAGCCTCCATTCTTAAGTCCTCTGCTGTCAAACAAGAGGACCGATCCAAAAGAGATGATTCTTTCCAGCTGGGACTGTCTGACAGCAGCCACCTGCAGGGCGAGGTCAGGGAGAACACACAAGCTTACGCCGCAGTCGATGGTGGAGTAAACATGGAGGATACTCAGGATTATGAGGAAAGTGCAGAGAATGACTCGAGCCTGGAGGCCACGCAGCCCTACGAAGTCGAGCCTCCCAGATCTTCAGAAATGTCTAAAAAAGAAACCTGTGTTGACTTGACTATGGAGGCAACTCAGGCTTATATCCCAGAACCTTATGATGAAGGTTCAGATGAAGATGAGGGACTAAACTCTGCCAGGACTGGTGTGGCTTCATCTGCACTTGCTATGGCTGAAACCCAGCCAATGTTCTCTTCTGCGGAGGATAATGAGCCAGATTGTTCCTTAGAACCTGTTAAGAATGAAACGGAGAGGCACGTCACCGATTCTGAGTCAGTAGCGGAAACACAGCCCGTGTTTACAAGTGACAACGAGGAGAGCGGCGATGAAGAGTTGTCAGCGGAGTCCATGAAGTCTGCAGAGGAGCCGAAACATCCACTGACTTCTTCAGCCTTATGCCTCGCTGAAACCCAACCCGTGTGTCTGAGCGACAATGAGGAGAGCGGCGACGACGAAGAGTTGTCAGCGGGGTCCCTGCGACCTTCAAAAGTGGAGACACACCCAAACACTGATGCAGTTTTGTCGCTAGCTGAAACCCAGCCCCTGCATGTCAGCGCTGACGAAACTGAGCCGATGGACTCATGTGGAGACCATGAAAATAACTCGGAGATCCTTCTTCCACGAAAAAGAAAAGCGAAGCAGCTTCATATTGACGAAGAGGAGTCGCAGCAGCGCACAGACTCTGGTGAAACGCAGCCTTTGACTCCAGGTGAGGATAACGACGATTCTGAATCAATGCCAAGCCTGCGGAAAAGGAAAGCAAAGCCGCTGCAGCTGGAAGACGAGACAAAATCACTCGTTGGTTCTCAAGTCTCTGCAGTTGAATGTCAGCGTTCGGTTACATGCGAGGAAGAACAAAGCAGCCAAGACTTTATCTCCACCCAAAAAAGGAAAGTGAAGCCGCTGCACATTGTAGATGAGCAGACCCAGCCTCTGATAAATTGCGAAGATGAAGACGTCCTACCAGAAAGGGAGTCGAAAGCTCTTCCTCTCAGCTCTGCTGGAGTTCCTTCTGCTGAAGTTCAGACAAAAGGGAGGGATGGAAAAAGGGATGGTGATGAATCCGTCACATATCCatggaaaagaaaggaaaaacggCTTCATCTTGAGGAAGAGGAGACGCAGCCGGTCTCAGCTTCTGAAtctcagagaaaaacagatgagaCGAAAGTTTCACCAAGTAccaaagaaaaaggagaacaaaCAAAGACTAAGGATGACAACaatcagcaggaagtgaaggTGGTTAATCAACAAACAAGAAAGAGAAGAActacaagaaaacagaaagaacaagatgaggacaaaaacaagagagcagaaaatgagaatcAGATAAAGGAGCAAAAAGGTGGGAAACTCAGAGGAGAACCAGAAATACACAAGAGGGAAGAGCTGATGAATGAAGGGACATCCAAGCCTCATCTTGAGGACGACATGCAGCCGGTCGCAGCTTCTGAATCTCAGAGAAGAATTGATGGGACGAAAGTTTCACCAAGTACCGAAGAAAcaggagaacaaaaaaagaataagaatgAGAGCGACCAGCAGGAAGTGAAGGTGGTTAATCAACAGACAAGAGGGAGAACtacaagaaaacaagaacaagatGAGGACAAAAACAAGAGCCAGATAAAGGAGCAAAGAGACAGAAAACTTGGAGGAGACGAAAAAGAAACAGATAGACACGAGAAGAAAGAGCTGATGAATGAAGGGGCATCCAAATCTCAGCTTGAAGAAGAGACGCATCCAGTCACAGTTTCTGAAATCTCTCCACcgaatactgtaaaaaaaaccaatgTGTTTGATGTATCCAGCATTTCAAGTTCAATAGAAACTCGATtaggagaagaggaagagaaggcACAATGTTCTTCACATCAAAATAGACAAATGAAGAGTGAAAATAAACCATTACCAAGCACaagaggacagagaggaaaaacCAAATCTAAGGATGACAACAATCAAGAAGAGGTGGAGGCGGCTAATCAACGGACCAGAGGGAGAAGAAGTACAAAGAAACAGGATGATGATGAAATACAAAGGAGCGATGAAAATAAGAGCCAGATAAAGGAGGAAGGAGACAAAGAAGAGAGAGAACATGTGGAGACAGAGAGACGCAAAGAGAGGGAAGGAAAATCAAAAGGAAAACCCAGATTAAAGGAGATGAAATCAGGAAgtgaagtagaagaagaaaagggaaCAAGTGTGGAAACAACAAAGACAGACCAAGAACACCTTGCAAgtctggagaaagaaaaacagcccAAAGAATCACAAGAAGACAAGAACAAAGAGGAGAACCCCAAAGGTTCTGCAAGAGTTCGAAGAGCGGCAAGAAGAACAACCACAGCGGTGTGTGAAGCCTTGAGCGAGGATGTACCAGCAAGGAGAACCCGCTCCCGCTCCAACTCCCTCAGCTCAGAGCGGTCGGTCTCCTCCATCAACAGCAACACCCTGGAGAACaaagggagaggaagaggagtgaaGAAGAGCAACGAAGCCTCCCAGAGAGATGCTGTGAGAAGCAGCCGCCGAAGGACGACGACGGCGACTGCAGTGGAGCTGGAAGCTGAAGCTCAGGCGGTCAGTGCGAGCTCTAAGGTCTCCAGAGGAAGACCACAaggaagagggaggaagagCTTGTCTCAGCCCGATGTTGTgattaaagaaaatgaacagaaagcCACTGAGGTTCTGCAGCaagatgagaaaagaaaagcagaccCTAAGCTTGCTGGtaccagtagggggcagtgGCGAGCCACTGCCAATTGTTCTGAAGCTTTAGTTTTAAATGATGAGGGCCTTCAGTCAAATCAGGAAAAAACTTCTGCTGATCTAACATCCCCTCTGCCCAAGAGAAACATGAGGGACAGAGGTGCAAAAGCTGTAAAGACCGAGCCTGTAGAGGAAACTGAGGCTCCCACAGCGACTGATGGTGACGAAACCAGAAAcaagagaaaagcaaaaacaagtgAGGAAAAACCTGAAGTGGATAGAGTccaaaaatcaacagaaccaGGAGGGAAAGAGGAGCAACAGGAAGAGATTCCTGTTGGGATACAGGGCAGGAGAACAAGCAGAGCCTCAAGCACTCAGGTGAAGAAGAATGAAGAGTCGCTCTTTACACAGGAAGTGAAAGATGGAAAGAAGGCGGCGGCGGGGGCTGCTGGGAAGAAAGCCAGGGGTCGAACAACCGTggtccagaaaaataaaaaccaggagCTGCAGGAAACTCAGACGTCTGGTTCTTCCATGGAGCTGGCTGGAAACGAGATTGAATCAGAG ATCTCGGTCATGACTCCTTCCCGGAAGCGGCGGGTTTCCTCAAACTCCTCCCCCGTGGCTAAGACGCCGCGTTCCTCCTCTGCGTCTCCAGCTACAGTTAGCCGAGTACGATCCAGGAGCCAAACCTACAAG GTTCTGTTCACAGGAGTGGTGGATAAAGATGGAGAGCAGGTGCTGGCTCGTTTAGGAGGCGCCATGGCCAGAGGTATCTCCGACATGAACTGTCTCGTGACAGATAAAGTGCGAAGGACGGTCAAATTCCTGTGCGCCGTGGCTAAAGGTGTCCCAGTCGTCACCACTCAGTGGCTGGAAAAG AGCGGTAAAGCTGGGAGCTTCCTCTCTCCGcttgattttattgtgaaagatCTGGAGCAGGAGAAGAAGTTCAGCTTCTCCCTGCAGGAGTCTCTGAGGACTGCCAGCAGTCGGCCTCTCCTCCAG GGATATGAGATCCACGTCACAAAGTCGGTACAGCCAGAACCGGTTCACATGAAAGACATCATCACCTGCAGCGGCGCTACCTTCCTGAAAAAGATGCCCGCGGCTCACAAG CCTCGGACCGTAGTGATTTCCTGTGAGGAGGACCTGCGGCTGTGTGGCCCCGCCGTGTCTGCGTCTCTGCCTGTCGTCACTGCTGAGTTTATTCTCACAGGAATCCTGCAGCAGAGAGTCGATTTGCAGACTCATGCACTTTCTCCCTGTGCCACCAACCCGCATCCTGCTGAGGGCAGAGGCAGAGGCCGAAAGAAGACTTAG
- the LOC102233057 gene encoding flotillin-1, whose protein sequence is MFYTCGPNEAMVVSGCGRSPPLMIAGGRVFVIPCIQQIQRITLNTLTLNVKSDKVYTRHGVPISVTGIAQVKIQGQNKEMLATACQMFMGKSEAEVAQIALETLEGHQRAIIAHLTVEEIYQDRKKFSEQVFKVASSDLVNMGIGVVSYTLKDVHDDQDYLHSLGKARTAQVQRDARIGEAQYKRDAVIREAHAMQEKVSAQYKNEIEMAKAQRDFELKKAAYDIEVNSKKAESEMAYQLQVAKTKQRIEEEKMQIQVVERTQQITLQDQEISRKEKELEAKVKKPAEAEKYRMEKLAEAQRLQLIMEAEAEAESIKMRGDAEAFAVEAKGRAEAEQMAKKAEAFKQYKDGAMVDMLLEKLPLMAEEISKPMSKAQKITMVSSGGSEVGAAKLAGEVLDIMTRLPEAVEKLTGVEISQVTSKASRVR, encoded by the exons ATGTTTTACACATGTGGACCCAATGAAGCCATGGTGGTGTCTG GCTGCGGCCGTTCTCCACCTCTGATGATTGCTGGAGGAAGAGTGTTTGTCATCCCGTGTATCCAGCAGATCCAGAG AATCACACTCAACACCCTGACTCTGAACGTGAAAAGTGATAAAGTCTACACTCGTCATGGCGTCCCCATCTCGGTCACGGGCATCGCACAG GTGAAGATTCAGGGTCAGAACAAGGAGATGCTGGCCACAGCCTGTCAGATGTTTATGGGGAAGTCTGAGGCTGAGGTCGCTCAGATCGCTCTGGAGACCCTGGAGGGCCACCAGAGAGCCATCATCGCTCATCTGACTGTCGAG GAGATCTACCAGGATCGTAAGAAGTTCTCTGAGCAGGTGTTCAAGGTGGCCTCCTCCGACCTGGTCAACATGGGCATCGGTGTGGTCAGCTACACCCTGAAAGACGTCCACGATGATCAG GATTACCTTCACTCTCTGGGAAAAGCCCGGACAGCCCAGGTCCAGAGAGACGCGAGGATCGGAGAGGCTCAGTATAAACGCGATGCTGTTATCAGG GAGGCTCATGCAATGCAGGAAAAGGTTTCTGCGCAGTACAAGAACGAGATCGAAATGGCGAAAGCTCAGAGAGACTTTGAGCTGAAGAAAGCAGCCTACGACATCGAGGTCAACTCCAAGAAGGCCGAGTCAGAGATGGCCTACCAGCTTCAG GTGGCCAAGACCAAGCAGCGCATCGAGGAGGAGAAGATGCAGATTCAGGTGGTGGAGCGAACGCAGCAGATCACGCTGCAGGACCAGGAAATCTCCCGCAAAGAGAAGGAGCTGGAGGCCAAAGTTAAGAAACCTGCAGAAGCTGAGAAATACCGGATGGAGAAGTTAGCTGAGGCGCAGCG CCTGCAGCTCATCATGGAGGCTGAAGCTGAGGCAGAGTCGATTAAG ATGAGGGGCGACGCCGAGGCTTTCGCTGTGGAGGCTAAAGGTCGCGCTGAGGCAGAGCAGATGGCCAAAAAGGCCGAGGCCTTTAAGCAGTACAAAGATGGAGCCATGGTGGACATGCTGCTGGAGAAACTTCCTCTG ATGGCTGAGGAGATCAGCAAGCCGATGTCGAAGGCGCAGAAGATCACCATGGTGTCCAGCGGCGGCTCAGAGGTGGGAGCCGCCAAACTGGCTGGGGAGGTTCTGGACATCATGACCCGGCTGCCAGAGGCTGTGGAAAAACTCACAGGAGTTGAAATCTCACAG GTCACTTCGAAGGCGTCCCGTGTGCGTTAG
- the LOC102232796 gene encoding tubulin beta chain, whose product MREIVHIQAGQCGNQIGAKFWEVISDEHGIDPTGTYHGDSDLQLDRISVYYNEATGGKYVPRAILVDLEPGTMDSVRSGPFGQIFRPDNFVFGQSGAGNNWAKGHYTEGAELVDSVLDVVRKESESCDCLQGFQLTHSLGGGTGSGMGTLLISKIREEYPDRIMNTFSVVPSPKVSDTVVEPYNATLSVHQLVENTDETYCIDNEALYDICFRTLKLTTPTYGDLNHLVSATMSGVTTCLRFPGQLNADLRKLAVNMVPFPRLHFFMPGFAPLTSRGSQQYRALTVPELTQQVFDAKNMMAACDPRHGRYLTVAAVFRGRMSMKEVDEQMLNVQNKNSSYFVEWIPNNVKTAVCDIPPRGLKMAVTFIGNSTAIQELFKRISEQFTAMFRRKAFLHWYTGEGMDEMEFTEAESNMNDLVSEYQQYQDATAEEEGEFEEEAEEDA is encoded by the exons ATGAGGGAAATTGTGCACATCCAGGCCGGCCAGTGCGGTAACCAGATCGGTGCCAAG TTCTGGGAAGTGATCAGCGACGAGCACGGCATTGATCCCACAGGCACTTACCATGGAGACAGTGACCTGCAGCTGGACAGGATCAGCGTCTACTACAATGAAGCCACAG GAGGTAAATATGTGCCGAGAGCCATTCTCGTGGATCTGGAGCCTGGAACTATGGACTCTGTGAGGTCTGGGCCCTTTGGACAAATCTTCAGACCTGACAATTTTGTATTTG GCCAAAGCGGTGCTGGAAACAACTGGGCCAAAGGTCACTACACAGAAGGAGCCGAGTTGGTGGACTCTGTTCTGGATGTGGTCCGCAAGGAGTCAGAAAGCTGCGACTGCCTGCAGGGCTTCCAGCTTACCCACTCTCTTGGTGGGGGAACAGGATCTGGAATGGGAACCCTGTTGATCAGCAAGATTCGTGAGGAGTACCCCGATCGGATCATGAACACCTTCAGTGTAGTGCCTTCCCCCAAG gtttcagacACAGTGGTTGAGCCGTACAATGCTACCCTGTCAGTCCACCAGCTGGTAGAGAACACAGACGAAACTTACTGCATTGACAACGAGGCCCTGTATGACATCTGCTTCCGCACCCTGAAACTGACCACACCCACCTACGGTGACCTTAACCACCTGGTGTCCGCCACCATGAGCGGCGTCACCACCTGCCTGCGATTCCCCGGCCAGCTCAATGCTGATCTCCGCAAACTGGCCGTCAACATGGTGCCTTTCCCTCGTCTGCACTTCTTCATGCCTGGTTTTGCTCCCCTCACCAGCAGGGGCAGCCAGCAGTACCGTGCCCTGACGGTTCCAGAGCTCACCCAGCAGGTGTTCGACGCAAAGAACATGATGGCTGCTTGCGACCCACGCCACGGCCGCTACCTAACAGTGGCCGCCGTGTTCCGCGGTCGCATGTCCATGAAAGAAGTGGACGAACAGAtgctaaatgtgcaaaacaagAACAGCAGCTACTTCGTCGAGTGGATCCCCAATAATGTGAAAACCGCCGTCTGTGATATCCCACCACGTGGTCTTAAGATGGCCGTGACCTTCATTGGCAACAGCACTGCCATCCAGGAGCTATTCAAGCGCATCTCTGAGCAGTTTACAGCCATGTTCCGGCGCAAGGCCTTCCTCCACTGGTACACAGGTGAAGGTATGGATGAGATGGAGTTCACCGAGGCAGAGAGCAACATGAACGACTTGGTGTCAGAGTACCAGCAGTACCAGGATGCCACTGCTGAGGAGGAGGGTGAGTTTGAGGAGGAGGCCGAAGAGGATGCCTGA